In one Gallus gallus isolate bGalGal1 chromosome 20, bGalGal1.mat.broiler.GRCg7b, whole genome shotgun sequence genomic region, the following are encoded:
- the PTK6 gene encoding tyrosine-protein kinase Srms, producing MEQFVRKRLTFLTSFWNKLWPRSGPESCSLGYFGSDSVSLHSEPSCVSFIPKSSLFIALYAFTARSADELSVNAGDKLRVLREEGDYVLARRLLGEPATGYVPAAYVANLSQGTSAHRPWYFSKISRSEAEQLLLSPPNQHGSFLVRDSESSRGEYSLSVRNHTKVSHFRICKSPAGSLYIQRGHPFPDMEELLAFYTENWKVIQSPLLQPCIPTTPPERDGWERPRWEFTLRRKLGEGYFGEVWEGLWRNTVPVAIKIIKADMKAEDFTKEIQNLKRLRHEKLIQLHAVCSLDEPVYIITELMRKGNLHSYLNSPEGKSLGTSHLLNIACQVADGMRYLEEKHIVHRDLAARNILVGEELTCKIADFGLARLLKDDIYSTSSSTKIPVKWTAPEAANYRTYSLKSDVWSYGILLYEVFTYGQIPYEGMTNQETIRQITRGYRLPRPSSCPPEIYSIMLECWSGNTEERPTFLALREKLGFIYRRLLNTLS from the exons atggagcagttTGTCCGCAAGCGTTTGACCTTCTTGACATCCTTCTGGAACAAGCTTTGGCCCCGCTCCGGCCCGGAGAGCTGCTCGTTGGGGTACTTTGGTTCCGATTCTGTTTCGCTGCACTCGGAGCCCAGCTGCGTTTCCTTCATCCCAAAGTCCTCTCTCTTTATCGCTTTATACGCTTTCACAGCCCGCAGTGCAGATGAACTGAGCGTAAATGCAGGGGACAAACTGCGTGTCCTCAGAGAAGAAGGGGACTATGTCTTAGCCAGGAGGCTGCTGGGGGAACCGGCCACGGGCTACGTCCCTGCTGCGTACGTGGCCAACCTCAGCCAGGGCACCTCTGCTCACCGGCC gTGGTATTTCAGCAAGATCAGCCGCAGTGAGGCCGAGCAGCTGCTCCTCTCGCCTCCCAACCAGCATGGCTCCTTCCTTGTCCGGGACAGCGAGAGCAGCAGGGGCGAGTACTCTCTCTCAG TGCGCAACCACACCAAAGTCAGCCATTTCCGCATCTGCAAGAGCCCCGCGGGCAGCCTGTACATCCAGAGGGGTCACCCCTTCCCCGACATGGAGGAGCTGCTCGCCTTCTACACCGAGAACTGGAAGGTCATCCAGAgccccctgctgcagccctgcatccccaCA ACCCCCCCGGAGAGGGACGGCTGGGAGCGCCCGCGCTGGGAGTTCACCCTGCGGAGGAAGCTAGGCGAGGGCTACTTTGGAGAAGTGTGGGAAGGACTGTGGAGGAACACGGTGCCCGTGGCCATCAAGATCATCAAAG CTGACATGAAGGCAGAAGACTTCACCAAGGAGATTCAGAACCTGAAGCGCTTGAGGCATGAGAAGCTGATCCAACTGCACGCTGTCTGCTCGCTGGATGAGCCTGTGTACATCATCACTGAGCTCATGCGGAAAGGCAACCTGCACAGCTACCTCAACA GTCCTGAAGGGAAGTCCCTGGGCACCTCCCACCTGCTCAACATCGCCTGCCAGGTGGCGGATGGGATGAGGTACCTGGAGGAGAAGCACATCGTCCACCGGGACTTGGCGGCCAGAAACATCCTGGTGGGAGAGGAGCTCACCTGCAAAATCGCTGACTTTGGACTGGCCCGGCTTCTCAAG GATGACATTTattccaccagcagcagcaccaaaaTCCCTGTGAAATGGACAGCCCCTGAGGCAGCCAACTACCGCACCTACTCCCTCAAATCCGATGTCTGGTCCTATGGCATTCTGCTCTATGAAGTCTTCACATACGGGCAGATCCCATACGAAG GAATGACAAACCAAGAAACCATACGACAGATCACCAGGGGCTACCGCCTTCCCCGGCCCAGCTCCTGCCCTCCCGAGATTTACAGCATCATGCTGGAATGCTGGAGTGGCAACACGGAGGAGCGGCCCACCTTCCTGGCACTGCGGGAGAAGCTGGGCTTCATCTACAGGCGGCTGCTCAACACTCTGTCCTGA
- the PTK6 gene encoding tyrosine-protein kinase Srms isoform X1 yields the protein MEQFVRKRLTFLTSFWNKLWPRSGPESCSLGYFGSDSVSLHSEPSCVSFIPKSSLFIALYAFTARSADELSVNAGDKLRVLREEGDYVLARRLLGEPATGYVPAAYVANLSQGTSAHRPWYFSKISRSEAEQLLLSPPNQHGSFLVRDSESSRGEYSLSVRNHTKVSHFRICKSPAGSLYIQRGHPFPDMEELLAFYTENWKVIQSPLLQPCIPTGCVTQGHGRCPLPCSGPTAGTGCPSGSERAMPLLQTPPERDGWERPRWEFTLRRKLGEGYFGEVWEGLWRNTVPVAIKIIKADMKAEDFTKEIQNLKRLRHEKLIQLHAVCSLDEPVYIITELMRKGNLHSYLNSPEGKSLGTSHLLNIACQVADGMRYLEEKHIVHRDLAARNILVGEELTCKIADFGLARLLKDDIYSTSSSTKIPVKWTAPEAANYRTYSLKSDVWSYGILLYEVFTYGQIPYEGMTNQETIRQITRGYRLPRPSSCPPEIYSIMLECWSGNTEERPTFLALREKLGFIYRRLLNTLS from the exons atggagcagttTGTCCGCAAGCGTTTGACCTTCTTGACATCCTTCTGGAACAAGCTTTGGCCCCGCTCCGGCCCGGAGAGCTGCTCGTTGGGGTACTTTGGTTCCGATTCTGTTTCGCTGCACTCGGAGCCCAGCTGCGTTTCCTTCATCCCAAAGTCCTCTCTCTTTATCGCTTTATACGCTTTCACAGCCCGCAGTGCAGATGAACTGAGCGTAAATGCAGGGGACAAACTGCGTGTCCTCAGAGAAGAAGGGGACTATGTCTTAGCCAGGAGGCTGCTGGGGGAACCGGCCACGGGCTACGTCCCTGCTGCGTACGTGGCCAACCTCAGCCAGGGCACCTCTGCTCACCGGCC gTGGTATTTCAGCAAGATCAGCCGCAGTGAGGCCGAGCAGCTGCTCCTCTCGCCTCCCAACCAGCATGGCTCCTTCCTTGTCCGGGACAGCGAGAGCAGCAGGGGCGAGTACTCTCTCTCAG TGCGCAACCACACCAAAGTCAGCCATTTCCGCATCTGCAAGAGCCCCGCGGGCAGCCTGTACATCCAGAGGGGTCACCCCTTCCCCGACATGGAGGAGCTGCTCGCCTTCTACACCGAGAACTGGAAGGTCATCCAGAgccccctgctgcagccctgcatccccaCA ggatgcgtGACACAGGGGCATGGCCGATGCCCCCTGCCCTGCTCGGGACCAAcagctggcacaggctgtcccaGTGGGTCCGAGCGTGCCATGCCCCTTCTGCAGACCCCCCCGGAGAGGGACGGCTGGGAGCGCCCGCGCTGGGAGTTCACCCTGCGGAGGAAGCTAGGCGAGGGCTACTTTGGAGAAGTGTGGGAAGGACTGTGGAGGAACACGGTGCCCGTGGCCATCAAGATCATCAAAG CTGACATGAAGGCAGAAGACTTCACCAAGGAGATTCAGAACCTGAAGCGCTTGAGGCATGAGAAGCTGATCCAACTGCACGCTGTCTGCTCGCTGGATGAGCCTGTGTACATCATCACTGAGCTCATGCGGAAAGGCAACCTGCACAGCTACCTCAACA GTCCTGAAGGGAAGTCCCTGGGCACCTCCCACCTGCTCAACATCGCCTGCCAGGTGGCGGATGGGATGAGGTACCTGGAGGAGAAGCACATCGTCCACCGGGACTTGGCGGCCAGAAACATCCTGGTGGGAGAGGAGCTCACCTGCAAAATCGCTGACTTTGGACTGGCCCGGCTTCTCAAG GATGACATTTattccaccagcagcagcaccaaaaTCCCTGTGAAATGGACAGCCCCTGAGGCAGCCAACTACCGCACCTACTCCCTCAAATCCGATGTCTGGTCCTATGGCATTCTGCTCTATGAAGTCTTCACATACGGGCAGATCCCATACGAAG GAATGACAAACCAAGAAACCATACGACAGATCACCAGGGGCTACCGCCTTCCCCGGCCCAGCTCCTGCCCTCCCGAGATTTACAGCATCATGCTGGAATGCTGGAGTGGCAACACGGAGGAGCGGCCCACCTTCCTGGCACTGCGGGAGAAGCTGGGCTTCATCTACAGGCGGCTGCTCAACACTCTGTCCTGA
- the PPDPF gene encoding pancreatic progenitor cell differentiation and proliferation factor — protein sequence MASIPSSGSLMATHNYHRRRLSSTSSNSSCSSSEYAGEVIPHHPGLPKSDPGQWWASFFFGKANHPAMTTVSESPESLGALPVPMGPLACGLVPAAGAGRRRHASEPGIGHSS from the exons ATGGCCTCCATCCCATCGAGCGGCTCGCTTATGGCCACGCACAACTATCACCGAA GGCGTCTGAGCTCCACATCCAGCAACAGCTCCTGCAGTAGCTCTGAGTATGCTGGGGAGGTCATCCCCCACCACCCGG GTCTGCCCAAATCTGACCCCGGCCAGTGGTGGGCCAGCTTCTTCTTTGGGAAGGCCAATCACCCTGCCATGACAACTGTGTCAGAGTCCCCAGAGAG CTTGGGAGCGCTGCCAGTACCCATGGGGCCCCTGGCGTGTGGgctggtgccagcagcaggagcaggacgCAGGCGGCATGCCAGCGAGCCAGGCATTGGGCACTCATCCTGA